From the genome of Clarias gariepinus isolate MV-2021 ecotype Netherlands chromosome 28, CGAR_prim_01v2, whole genome shotgun sequence, one region includes:
- the sfpq gene encoding splicing factor, proline- and glutamine-rich isoform X2: MSRDRFRNRGGGFQQRGRGGSGGAGGMRGGMGNPNFRNNPQHPFQNRGPQPGGGVGFNKPNQGNQANQGTPQKPEGTNVAPKPEMKSPPPPQQQQPQQPDAQNKAQAPQQQPQQEIQPPPAPQLQSPPTKNVTPKPEPLTPQNQPRKNQQKTPGSGNFNQKPPESGGQPSGGPDSAEKQELRAALSMLRKPGEKTYTQRCRLFIGNLPNDITEDEFRRLFSKYGEPSEIFINQGKGFGFIRLESRALAEIAKAELDDKPMKGRPLRVRFATHSAALSVRNLSPYVSNELLEEAFSQFGVVERAVVVVDDRGRSVGKGIVEFATKPAARKALDRCKDGVFLLTSSPRPVVVELMDQFDDEDGLPEKLAQKNPSYQKERENPPRFARPGTFEFEYSQRWKSLDEMEKQQRQQVEKNIREAREKLEADMEDAYHEHQANLLREDLLRRQEELRRMEEMHNQEMQKRKEMQIRQEEERRRREEDMMRQREMEEQMRRKREESYRMSGFMDNRDREMRMGSGGLGLADMPFGANNQKFPLARMGFDAHQGLGGPVAGGMVPNEMHNERFPQGGPAGPRGMGPGNSGFGRVREEFEGPAKKPRF, encoded by the exons ATGTCTCGTGACCGTTTCAGGAATCGCGGCGGTGGATTTCAGCAGCGAGGCCGAGGAGGCAGCGGCGGAGCAGGAGGAATGCGGGGCGGAATGGGAAACCCAAATTTTCGAAATAATCCACAGCACCCATTTCAGAACCGCGGCCCTCAGCCTGGAGGTGGAGTTGGTTTTAATAAACCCAATCAAGGAAATCAAGCGAACCAGGGAACACCGCAGAAACCAGAGGGGACTAATGTTGCCCCGAAGCCTGAGATGAAGTCACCCCCTCCTCCTCAGCAACAGCAACCGCAGCAGCCTGATGCACAGAACAAGGCACAGGCCCCGCAGCAGCAACCACAACAAGAAATACAACCTCCTCCAGCACCACAGTTACAGTCACCTCCAACGAAAAATGTCACTCCCAAACCAGAGCCTTTAACACCACAGAACCAACCCCGGAAAAATCAACAAAAGACGCCAGGCAGTGGAAATTTCAACCAGAAGCCTCCGGAGAGTGGAGGCCAGCCCTCGGGTGGACCAGACTCCGCTGAGAAGCAG GAATTAAGGGCAGCACTCTCAATGCTGCGCAAACCTGGGGAGAAAACGTACACTCAGAGATGCCGACTGTTCATCGGCAACCTGCCCAACGACATCACCGAAGACGAGTTCAGAAGATTATTTTCTAAATATGGAGAGCCAAGTGAAATCTTCATCAACCAAGGCAAAGGTTTTGGCTTCATACGTCTG GAGTCACGTGCTTTAGCAGAGATTGCAAAGGCCGAACTAGATGATAAACCAATGAAAGGCAGACCCCTCAGGGTTCGCTTCGCCACCCATTCGGCTGCATTATCTGTCCGCAATCTGTCCCCATATGTCTCCAATGAGCTTCTCGAGGAGGCTTTTTCACAGTTTGGAGTCGTCGAAAGGGCGGTGGTGGTTGTTGATGATCGAGGACGGTCTGTTGGAAAAGGCATTGTCGAGTTTGCTACCAAGCCTGCAGCTCGAAAAGCTCTTGATCGGTGCAAAGATGGAGTCTTCCTACTCACATC GTCACCACGTCCGGTTGTTGTTGAGCTGATGGATCAGTTTGATGATGAGGACGGTCTGCCAGAGAAGCTTGCCCAGAAGAACCCAAGTTATCAGAA gGAAAGAGAGAACCCTCCACGTTTTGCCAGACCAGGCACTTTTGAGTTTGAATACTCACAGCGTTGGAAGTCTCTGGATGAAATGGAGAAACAGCAGAGACaacaggtggagaaaaataTCCGTGAGGCTCGGGAGAAGCTGGAGGCAGATATGGAAGATGCCTACCACGAGCACCAAGCCAACTTGCTTCGTGAAG ACCTACTTAGGCGACAAGAGGAACTGCGACGCATGGAGGAGATGCATAATCAGGAAATGCAAAAACGCAAAGAGATGCAGATTAG GCAAGAGGAGGAGCGGCGCAGACGAGAAGAGGACATGATGCGACAGCGAGAAATGGAGGAGCAGATGAGGCGCAAGCGTGAGGAGTCCTACAGAATGAGTGGTTTCATGGACAAT AGGGATAGggagatgaggatgggttctggAGGTCTCGGATTGGCAG ATATGCCTTTTGGCGCTAACAACCAGAAGTTCCCATTGGCCAGGATGGGCTTTGATGCTCATCAGGGACTCGGTGGACCAGTGGCAGGGGGCATGGTGCCCAACGAAATG CACAATGAGCGTTTCCCTCAAGGCGGCCCTGCAGGTCCGAGGGGTATGGGTCCTGGCAATTCAGGATTCGGCAGAGTCCGTGAGGAATTCGAAGGACCTGCCAAGAAGCCACGCTTCTGA
- the sfpq gene encoding splicing factor, proline- and glutamine-rich isoform X1: MSRDRFRNRGGGFQQRGRGGSGGAGGMRGGMGNPNFRNNPQHPFQNRGPQPGGGVGFNKPNQGNQANQGTPQKPEGTNVAPKPEMKSPPPPQQQQPQQPDAQNKAQAPQQQPQQEIQPPPAPQLQSPPTKNVTPKPEPLTPQNQPRKNQQKTPGSGNFNQKPPESGGQPSGGPDSAEKQELRAALSMLRKPGEKTYTQRCRLFIGNLPNDITEDEFRRLFSKYGEPSEIFINQGKGFGFIRLESRALAEIAKAELDDKPMKGRPLRVRFATHSAALSVRNLSPYVSNELLEEAFSQFGVVERAVVVVDDRGRSVGKGIVEFATKPAARKALDRCKDGVFLLTSSPRPVVVELMDQFDDEDGLPEKLAQKNPSYQKERENPPRFARPGTFEFEYSQRWKSLDEMEKQQRQQVEKNIREAREKLEADMEDAYHEHQANLLREDLLRRQEELRRMEEMHNQEMQKRKEMQISFLFGRQEEERRRREEDMMRQREMEEQMRRKREESYRMSGFMDNRDREMRMGSGGLGLADMPFGANNQKFPLARMGFDAHQGLGGPVAGGMVPNEMHNERFPQGGPAGPRGMGPGNSGFGRVREEFEGPAKKPRF; encoded by the exons ATGTCTCGTGACCGTTTCAGGAATCGCGGCGGTGGATTTCAGCAGCGAGGCCGAGGAGGCAGCGGCGGAGCAGGAGGAATGCGGGGCGGAATGGGAAACCCAAATTTTCGAAATAATCCACAGCACCCATTTCAGAACCGCGGCCCTCAGCCTGGAGGTGGAGTTGGTTTTAATAAACCCAATCAAGGAAATCAAGCGAACCAGGGAACACCGCAGAAACCAGAGGGGACTAATGTTGCCCCGAAGCCTGAGATGAAGTCACCCCCTCCTCCTCAGCAACAGCAACCGCAGCAGCCTGATGCACAGAACAAGGCACAGGCCCCGCAGCAGCAACCACAACAAGAAATACAACCTCCTCCAGCACCACAGTTACAGTCACCTCCAACGAAAAATGTCACTCCCAAACCAGAGCCTTTAACACCACAGAACCAACCCCGGAAAAATCAACAAAAGACGCCAGGCAGTGGAAATTTCAACCAGAAGCCTCCGGAGAGTGGAGGCCAGCCCTCGGGTGGACCAGACTCCGCTGAGAAGCAG GAATTAAGGGCAGCACTCTCAATGCTGCGCAAACCTGGGGAGAAAACGTACACTCAGAGATGCCGACTGTTCATCGGCAACCTGCCCAACGACATCACCGAAGACGAGTTCAGAAGATTATTTTCTAAATATGGAGAGCCAAGTGAAATCTTCATCAACCAAGGCAAAGGTTTTGGCTTCATACGTCTG GAGTCACGTGCTTTAGCAGAGATTGCAAAGGCCGAACTAGATGATAAACCAATGAAAGGCAGACCCCTCAGGGTTCGCTTCGCCACCCATTCGGCTGCATTATCTGTCCGCAATCTGTCCCCATATGTCTCCAATGAGCTTCTCGAGGAGGCTTTTTCACAGTTTGGAGTCGTCGAAAGGGCGGTGGTGGTTGTTGATGATCGAGGACGGTCTGTTGGAAAAGGCATTGTCGAGTTTGCTACCAAGCCTGCAGCTCGAAAAGCTCTTGATCGGTGCAAAGATGGAGTCTTCCTACTCACATC GTCACCACGTCCGGTTGTTGTTGAGCTGATGGATCAGTTTGATGATGAGGACGGTCTGCCAGAGAAGCTTGCCCAGAAGAACCCAAGTTATCAGAA gGAAAGAGAGAACCCTCCACGTTTTGCCAGACCAGGCACTTTTGAGTTTGAATACTCACAGCGTTGGAAGTCTCTGGATGAAATGGAGAAACAGCAGAGACaacaggtggagaaaaataTCCGTGAGGCTCGGGAGAAGCTGGAGGCAGATATGGAAGATGCCTACCACGAGCACCAAGCCAACTTGCTTCGTGAAG ACCTACTTAGGCGACAAGAGGAACTGCGACGCATGGAGGAGATGCATAATCAGGAAATGCAAAAACGCAAAGAGATGCAGATTAG CTTTCTATTTGGCAGGCAAGAGGAGGAGCGGCGCAGACGAGAAGAGGACATGATGCGACAGCGAGAAATGGAGGAGCAGATGAGGCGCAAGCGTGAGGAGTCCTACAGAATGAGTGGTTTCATGGACAAT AGGGATAGggagatgaggatgggttctggAGGTCTCGGATTGGCAG ATATGCCTTTTGGCGCTAACAACCAGAAGTTCCCATTGGCCAGGATGGGCTTTGATGCTCATCAGGGACTCGGTGGACCAGTGGCAGGGGGCATGGTGCCCAACGAAATG CACAATGAGCGTTTCCCTCAAGGCGGCCCTGCAGGTCCGAGGGGTATGGGTCCTGGCAATTCAGGATTCGGCAGAGTCCGTGAGGAATTCGAAGGACCTGCCAAGAAGCCACGCTTCTGA